TTATGAGCTGTGTCGTGCTATTGGCACTGTTAAAAGCTTATTTATTTTACCTAGTGGTATCTGTTTTCAGCAAACTCAATTTTGTTGCTCCTTTTAGTATTGAAATTGCCAAAATCATAGAAAAGATGAGCTACGAAGCATTGGCTATTGCCCTGTTAAGTTTTGTTGCTAATCAATATGCTGAAGCGCTGGTAACAAATGGATACGAACTTCATGAAACTACTGCCTATTGGAATGATGCCGATGCTTTTTTAATGATGGCCGCTATTGTGTATGTCATTTCGCGTCTTTTCAAAAAAGGAATCGAATTACAACAAGAAAAAGACTTAACAATTTAACATATGGCAATTGTAGTAAACTTAGATGTCATGATGGCAAAACGCAAAATGTCATTAAACGAATTGTCAGAAAAAGTAGAATTGACTTTAGCCAATCTTTCAATTCTTAAAACAGGCAAAGCCAAAGCGATTCGATTTAGTACCTTAGAAGCCATATGCAGCGCTTTAGACTGTCAACCGGGCGATATATTGGAATTCACCGCTGAAAAATAAAAAAAAGCACTACTCTCGTAGTGCTTTTTTAGTACTCTTAGTTAGACAACCAACCCGCAGGATTGATATACGAAGTGTTTTGTAGAATTAGGAATTTAAGTACCGTTTTTCCAGTTTCTCCATTAGAACGTACGCGGCCAATAGATTGTTTTCGACTTACTTTATCTCCTTTACCCACACTAACCGAGCTTAAATTTTGATATACGGTGAAATAATCCCCGTGTTGAATCATGACTGCTTTATTCACGGGTGTAGAATTAAAAACATTGATTACAACACCGTCAAATACTGCACGTGCATTCGCTCCTTGATCAGTGGTGATTTCAACTCCACTATTGTGAACCATTAACGATTTATAGACCGGGTGAGGTTGGTTTCCAAAACCTAATGTAATCGATCCACGTTCAACAGGATAAGGCAACCTTCCTTTGTTGGCTCTAAAATTATCCGCTACAATTTTGGCTTCTGGTGTTAGCTCAATTTTAGTAGATGAAATAGGCTTTTTGGCTTCTTCTTCAGGTTCTTCCACTTCAACTGGCTTAACCACTGTTTTTGTAGAAGTTTTGTTCGTTTTATTAGCAAGGGCCAATTCTTTTGCGGCAGCGGCAGCAGCAGCTTTCTTCTCTTTTGCGGCAGCTGTTGCAGCTGCTTTTTGTTTCGCACGTTCGGCGGCAGCTTTTCTATTGGCCTCAGCAATGGCTTGACGAATCAAACGGTCAATTTGCTTGTCAATTGCGCGCGCTTCTTGCTGCTTTTTCTTAATGTCATTAGCAATTTTATTCTTGTCTTTTTTAATGGCATTGACTAACTTTTCTTGTTCTTTCTTTTCTTGCTCCAACGACAAACGCTCTTTTTCCTTCTCATCAATTAGCTTCTGCTTGGCTGATTTTTGAACGTCAAGTTTTTGGTTATACACCACTAATTCTTTTGATTTTCCTTTAATTTCCTCGCCTTGAATTTTTCTAAAACTAGTATACTGTTTCATATACTGTAATCTTTTGTAAGCTTGTTGGAAATTTTTAGAAGACAATAAAAACATGGCTCTACTTTCTTCTGAACGGCTTTTATACGACTTCACAATCATTTTCGAATAGTCTTCTTTAAGAACCTTTAGCTCTTTTTTAAGCCTATTAATTTCTACCTGATTGATGTACATATCATTGCTCAACAATTTGGCTTGTTTCTCTGTGGTTTTAATTAAGTTTTCTTTCAAGGCAATTTTTTTTTCTTGAATAGCCATCACACTTACCGCCGATTTTTCTTTTTTCTTAACGGATTGTAAGAGTCTTTCATTCTCTTTAATTTCCTGCTGAATTTGAGCTTTTCGTTGTTCTAATTTTTCTTGTTGGGCGTCTTGGCTCCAAAGCATTGAAGTAGTACAAATAAAAAGTAGACTTAGGAGAAATTTTGGCATGGTAAAATGTTTTTGCAAATTTACTTAATTAATATTCTTTTATACCCATTTGGAATGCTATATGGGAAAGATAGTTCTTCGTTAAACGTTAGTGTGGTATAGTTAAAACTGATTTCTGTTTTCCCTTTGGATTGAAAAGTCTCAATCAATGTTTGCATCGGGACACTCCCTTCTTTAAATAAAGAATAGTCCCTATAACTGACATTAATCATTCTGTCTTGCTCTGGCTGAGCAATAGCTTGTGATAGGACACTATACTTTTCTTTATCCAAAATAAAAGATTTCATTGTTTTTCCCGATTGCAAATCGGTTAGTTCAAAACCTTCATCACTCGTTGACAAAGCATATTTTCCTTGTTGTAAATTATCGAAGGCCTCACCCAATAACATATTCTGAATTTTAGCATAATCCAAATCGGTACCTAACCATTGTGTTAATCCGGTAAAATCGCCTTCAAAATAGGTGCCGTTCATCTTTTCGTAATAACTCACTGATGAGGGTGTTATCAAGGCTTTCGCCATAGTAATTCCTAGAAAACGAACGCTAACTAAAATTTGTTCGTCTTTCTTGATTTTAATTTCTGCCGTTACATTTTGGGTTTGTTTTTCATCTGAAAAACGCACATTCGATTTGATATAAACGGTACTAAAGTTGATTTTGTTGTTGTAATGATTGGCTATTACTTCTGCTGCCGAAATCCCTTTTTCTTTGGGAGCTTCGGGAATCGATGCAACAACTGCTTGCTGGGTTTTACAAGAAGCCAATGCCATAATGAACAACAACGGAACAAGTCGTTTCAAATTGGAAAAATTAAATTTAGTAACGTTCATATGGGCCCTTCTCTTTTTATGTTTGTTATTCCAAAACAGAATAATCTCCAATACTAATACTTGTAAAATTACCGTCAAAACTTGCGTGATTTCCAATCATCGCGTTGTCTAAATGGGCATTTTTAATATGAGAATGGGTTTGTACCAAACTATTTTTGATAGTGCTATTGATTACATGGCATCCTTTCCCTAAAGAAACATTAGGCCCAACAGTCGCATTAATTAATACCACATCTTCGCCAATATAACAAGGTGGAATAATCGTTGAATTTTCAGATTTAAGTCCATAATCTACCAAATGTTCACCGTCATTATGCAAAAAGCCTAACATTCTAGAATTGGTTTCTACCGTCACATCTTTGTTTCCACAATCCATCCACTCAGCTACTTCTCCCGGAACAAACTTCATTCCTTTGGCCATCATTTGTTTGATTCCGTCATTGATTTGGTATTCGCCTCCGTGAATGATATTATTGTCCAATACCAATTGTAATTCGTTTTTCAACACCGCTACATCTTTGAAATAGTAAATTCCAATAACCGCCAAATCTGAAACAAATTCTTTTGGTTTTTCTACCAATTCTACAATTTCATTGGCTTCGTTCAAATTGATAACCCCAAAGGCTTCGGGTTGATCTACTTGTTTTACCCAAATTACGCTGTCGGCATTTTGATCCAAATCAAAGTCGGCACGAATCAAGGTGTCTGCATAAGCAATTACCGCTGGCCCACTCAAAGAATCTTTGGCGCACATAATGGCATGACCCGTCCCTAAAGCTTCATTTTGGTAATAGATGGTTCCTTTAGACCCTAATTTTTCAGCTATGGCAATCAAATCGGCTTCGACTTGTTTACCAAAACTTTCGTGAATGATAAAGGCAATTTCTTCAATATCTTGATTCAAAACCCCTGCAATATCTTCCACCAAACGGTGAACAATTGGTTTTCCCGCTACAGGAATTAAAGGTTTAGGGATAGTCAATGTGTGTGGGCGAAGACGAGAACCACGTCCAGCCATAGGTACTATTATTTTCATTTTTATGTAATTAACTTCATTATACGCTATTCATAATTGAATACTCTCCATTTTTGAATTTTGAATATTCAACTTCGAATGTTGAATTTTGAACTATTTATTTCTATTTCTTGAGGTATCAATACTTTTTACAAATATTGAAATTAATTCGTCATTTTCCTTTATTACAGCAATTAAATCTTGTTCTGCTTGTTGATACAATACCGCTCTGTGAATTATTTTCAAGTTGGCATGCGTTTCTCTTAATTCTTTTAAAACAACAGACATTTTATGAATAAAATCATTTCTGGATTCTGCACTTTGGGCTTCACTATAGTTCAATGACGGTGAAGTTCCTGAGCGAACTATTTGTCCCGATAAATGATTCCCTGCTTTGGTTGATTTTAAATTATCTGTTATGCTAATTATTTGAACAGCAAAATCAATTAGCCGTTCATGTAAATCGAACTTTTTCATTGGGGGTAGATTTAGGATTGAAATTGTGATATTTATTCTTTGTTCACTTCAATATTCCATGTTCATAATTGAATATTCACCATTTTTGAAATTGAAATATTTACCTTCGAATGTTGGACTGTTTATTTTACTCCCGTGCTTCCAAAACCGCCTTCGCCTCTGGAGGTTTCAGAAAGTTCTTGAACTTCAATCCATTCGGCACGTTCGTGTTTAGCAATAATTAATTGAGCGATGCGTTCGCCGTTTTCAATTACAAAATCTTCATTAGAAAGATTAACTAAAATCACTCCAATTTCTCCTCTATAATCGGCATCAACTGTTCCAGGCGAATTCAAAACGGTAATTCCTTTTTTGATGGCCAAGCCACTTCTTGGGCGAACTTGTGCTTCGTACCCAATAGGTAACTCGATAAACAAGCCCGTTTTTACAATAATTCTTCCCAAAGGAGCCAATGTGATCGGAGCTGTTAAATCGGCCCTTAAATCCATTCCGGCCGAAGCTATGGTTTCATAGTTAGGTAGTGAATGTTGCGACTTGTTGATGATTTTTATGTTCATTTTATTTTTTTCGTTTAATAATCGTTTGGATGGTTGCTTTCTCGTTGTGGTATACAAAATAAACGAACAACAACAATAACGGAATTCCCACAAAATAATTTTCGCGGAAGCCGTAAAAAGAAATCGCTGAAAACAGAATCGACAAGCCTAAATAACCCCCAATTTTTTCCATATCGTAGGGAATTGGATAATAACGATTTCCTAAGACATAGGAAATGAACATCATACTCCCATAAGCTGCAATAGTGGCAATTGCTGAACCGTAATAACTAAATTTTGGGATCAAAAGATAATTCAATACCAAAGTTAGCACTGCGCCAACAATCGAAATATAGGCGCCCATTTTAGTTTTGTCTGTTAATTTGTACCAAACCGAAAGGTTATTATAAATCCCTAAAAAGAAGTTCGCTAAAATGATCAAAGGCACCACCTTCATCGCTTCCCAATAGGATTTGTTATCCAAAAGCAAGAACTTCAATACATCCGCAAAAACAATTACTCCTAACAAAATGAGTGAACCAAAAATCACAAAATATTTGGTAATCATGGCATAGGTTTGAGGAGCATTTTCATTTTTAGAATGACTAAAAAAGAAAGGCTCAATTCCCAATCGGAAAGCTGTGGCAAACAAGACCATAAACAAGCCGAGTTTGTAACAAGCTGAATACGCTCCTACTTCAGACTTGGCAACGCCTTCTGGCAACCAATAACCTAACAGAATTTTATCAAAATGTTCGTTGACTGCAAAAGCAATACCGGCAACCAATATAGGCAATCCGTAACGCATCATTTTTTTCCAAAGCACCGCATCAAATTTGCGCGTTAAGAAAAGATAATTGGGCGAAAGCACTAGTAAAGTCAATAAGCTTGCGGCTAAATTAGAAACGAAAATATATCCAATTTCATAATTATCAACATACAAATTCCCAATAAAGGAATTCGGATTCGATGCTGCAATTTTAGGAAGTGCCAATAAGAAGAAAAGATTTAATAACAAGTTAACGGCTACATTTCCAATCTTTATGATGGCGTACAGCATTGGTCTTTGATTGGCTCGCAACTTTGAAAATGGGACAATCACCAAGGCGTCTAATACCAAAATCCAAATGGCATAAGTGACATATTGTACCTCTACATTGGCAAAGGAAGCAAGTGTTCCTCTAAAAATTAATGCGCCGAAAAGAAAAATAATAGAGGACCAAAAAATAGAAATAGTCGAAGTTGCTATCACATTTTCTTTGTCGGTTTCAGAATTGTAAAAACGGAAAAAAGCGGTTTCCATTCCGTAGGACAACACCACATTGAAAAAAACCATCCAGGAAAGAACTATTGACACCTCTCCATACTCGCCTGTGGGTAAGATACCTGTGTACAAACGCACAAGTAAAAAACTCAACATTCGAGGCAAAACCGTGGCTAATCCATAGATTGCGGTTTGTTTGAAAAGACTTTTATATAATCCCAAGTTGGTCTGGTTTAGGTATTGATAAAAACAAAAATAACGAATTCTTTGGTTTAATTCTGATTTTGAAATTGGAATAACCCCAAATTTGTTAACAGCTTTTTTATGATAATCCGGCTTCGTTCAGGGTTTTAATAAAGTGAAAACCTCTAGGGTAATACCCTTGATTATAATAAAAACGGTGTGCCGTGAAATTGCCAGTAAAGGCATCTAATACGATCATAGTACAACCCGCTGCTGCTGCTTTTTCATTAATATAATCGGTCATTAATTTTGCCGCTCCTTTTAAACGATGATCTGGATGCACAATAAAATTATCGATTTCAAAATACCTTCCCGACCAGAGTTTAATTCCCGACCATAGTCCAGACAGTCCTATGCATTGTTCGCCTTCATATACTGCAATTTGAATATAATTGTGCGGAAGCATTTCGGTCAGATAGGCTTCGTATTTTTCAATAGTGAAGTTATTGCTGTACAAATGTAGCATCAAATCAAATTGAGCTAACATGTCTTCTAGTGTAGTAAGTTCTCTGATTTCCAAAGTGTAAATTTTTTATAAAAATAATCAAAAAAAAGAGCCCCGCAATGCGAGGCTCTATTGATATATTTCAAAATAATATTATCCGTTCAACGCTTCTGCACCACCAACAATCTCTAAGATTTCGTTAGTAATTGCTGCTTGACGCGCTTTGTTGTAGGTCAATTTCAATTGATCTCTTAATTCTGTTGCGTTGTCTGTTGCTTTGTGCATTGCTGTCATACGCGCTCCGTGTTCAGAGGCAAATGAATCTCTAATTCCTTTGTACAATTGTGTTTTCAATGATTTTGGAATCAAAGTCAATACAATCTCTTCTTTAGAAGGCTCAAAAATATAATCGCCTGATGAAACTGGTTTATCGGATTGGATTGGTGCCAAAGGCAAAAATTGTTCGGTTTGAATAATTTGAGTAGCCGCATTTTTAAATTGGTTGTATACCAATTCGATACGATCGTATTGGCCAGCCACAAATTTTTGTGTTAATACTTCGGCAATTTGAGCTACATTATCAAAAGTCAAATCGTCAAAAATGGCGCTTTGATTATCGATAACGGTTAACGTTTTGCTCAAAATATCGTTTCCTTTTTTCCCAATTGCAAAAACATCTACTTGTTTTCCTGCGTAGAAATCAGAACGGTTTTTAACTTCTTTAATTACGTTTGTATTAAAAGCACCACACAAACCTCTATTTGAAGTGATGGCCACTACCAATACTTTTTTGATTTCACGTTGCGACGTGTAATCTCCTCCTACATCACCATCTAAGGTGGCAGAAAGATTTTGTAATAATTCCGTTAATTTTTCGGCATAAGGGCGCATCGCTGTAATCGCATCTTGTGCTTTTTTAAGCTTTGCAGCAGACACCATTTTCATTGCCGATGTAATTTGCATCGTGGATGAAATGGAAGTAATTCTATTACGGATTTCCTTTAAATTTGCCATCTTTTATTGAGTAATTAGTGAGTGGTGATTAGTAAATAGCTCTTCACTAATTACTAATCACTCTTCACTTAAAATTAATTATACTTAGCTGAAACTTCTTTTGCTACTTTTTCGATAACATCAGTAATGTTGTCATCTAATTTACCCGCTTTCAAAGCATCAAGGGTATCTCTGTGTTTGTTGTTTAAGAATTCCAAAAAGTCTTTCTCAAATTCTTTTACTTTATCCACAGGAACATTTCTCAATAAGTTTTTAGAACCCGCGTAAATAATAGCTACTTGATCTTCCACTGTAAAAGGATCGTTCAACCCTTGTTTCAAGATTTCAACGTTTCTTTTACCTTTTTCAATTACGTTCAACGTAACTGCATCTAAGTCAGAACCAAATTTAGCAAACGCTTCCAATTCACGGTATTGCGCTTGATCTAATTTTAAAGTACCTGATACTTTTTTCATGGATTTGATTTGTGCATTACCTCCAACACGAGATACCGAAATACCAACGTTAATAGCAGGACGAACCCCAGAGTTAAACAAATCTCCATCCAAGAAGATTTGACCATCTGTAATCGAAATTACGTTAGTTGGGATATAAGCAGAAACGTCACCCGCTTGTGTTTCGATAATTGGTAAAGCAGTCAATGAACCTCCTCCTTTTACGATTCCTTTTAGAGAATCTGGTAAGTCATTCATGTTTTTTGCAATACCATCATCCGCAATCACTTTACAAGCACGCTCTAATAAACGAGAGTGTAAGTAGAAAACGTCTCCAGGATATGCTTCACGTCCTGGTGGTCTTCTTAATAAAAGAGATACCTCACGATACGCCACAGCTTGTTTAGACAAATCATCATAAACAATCAAAGCTGGACGACCAGAGTCTCTGAAATACTCCCCAATTGCAGCACCTGCCATTGGAGCATATACTTGCATTGGAGCTGGATCAGAAGCGTTAGCGGCAACGATAATCGTATACGCCATAGCTCCTTTTTCTTCTAACATTTTTGCAATTCCTGCAACAGTAGACGCTTTTTGCCCAATAGCAACATAGATACAAAATACAGGTTTTCCTGCATCGTAAAATTCTTTTTGATTTAAGATCGTGTCGATACAAACAGTTGATTTACCTGTTTGACGGTCACCAATAACCAACTCACGTTGTCCACGTCCAACTGGAATCATTGCATCTACCGCTTTAATTCCTGTTTGTAATGGTTCTGTTACTGGTTGACGGAATACAACTCCTGGCGCTTTTCTTTCCAAAGGCATTTCGTATAATTCCCCACCGATTGGTCCTTTACCATCGATTGGCTGACCTAGTGTGTTTACCACACGTCCTAACATTTGCTCTCCTACTTTAAGAGACGCAATACGTTGTGTTCTTTTTACAGTTGAACCTTCTTTGATTCCTGTTGAAGCACCTAAAAGTACCACCCCAACATTGTCTTCTTCTAAGTTCAATACAATAGCCTCAAGACCATTTTCGAATTCTACTAACTCTCCGTATTGAACATTAGATAGCCCGTACACACGAGCAATACCATCTCCAACATTAAGTACTGTTCCTACTTCTTCTAGTGTAGCACCAGATTCAAAACCTTCTACTTGCTTTCTTAATATTGCTGAAATTTCAGCAGGTTTGATTTCCGCCATCTTACTTTATAATTTAGACACTTTTATGTGTAATAACTAATTACTAAACTCTCTTTTTAATACTTGTAATCTATTAGCAACCGAAGCATTGTATTGCTTGTCGCCTATTCTTAAAATAAATCCTCCAATAATTGATGGATCTACGTTATTTTTAATTGTAATCTTCTTGTCTGAAAGAGTCGCTACTTTAGCCAAAACCTTAGCTTCTAATGCGGCATCCATTGGAATAGCTGTTGTTACTTTAGCTATTTCAATTCCGTTCATCTCGTCAGATAATTTATTGTATTCTAAAGCAATTGCTTCAAGAATCTCGAATCGTTTGTTTTCAAATAACAAATGAAACAATCCTTGTGTTACTCCATTCACACCAGAGAAAACTTCTAATAACGCTTTTTCTTTTACCTCAACAGTAGTTGTTGGGCTTTGAATAAAAGTGTTTAATTCTTCGTTTCCGTTGATTGTAGAAGCAATCAATTTCATATCGTTATTCACAGCCTCAGCTACTCCTTTTGAATTGGAGATTTCTAAGATTGCTTTTGCATAACGAATTGCTGCTCTTGTACCTGCCATAATTAGTTCAGTTTTACGTCACCTAATAGTTGGTCAACTAATTTAGTTTGAGATTCTTTGTTAGACAATTCGTCTTTCAATATTTTTTCTGCAATACTTAATGACAAAGTAGCAACTTGTGATTTCAAATCAGCCATAGCTGCATTTTTTTCACTTTCGATAGCTGCTTTAGCTTGGTCAATCATTTTTTGACCTTGCTCTTGTGCTTCGTTTTTAGCATCGGCAACCATTTTCTCTTTCATTTCACGAGCATCTTTCAACATCGCGTCACGTTCAGCTCTTGCTTCTTGAAGAATACGTTGGTTATCTGCTTGCAAGTTTTGCATTTCATTACGCGCGCTTTCAGCTGATTCCAAAGCATTTTTAATCCCTTGTTCTCTTTCGTTTACCGCATCCAAAATGGGTTTCCAAGCGAATTTTTTTAATAAGAATATTAATCCAACAAAGATGACTACTTGCCAAATAAATAAACCAAACGAAAAATCATTAATTAACTTCTCCATTATATGTAATTATAAAATTGTAAACTTTTTTTTAATTGCGTGGCGCAATTGTATCTGTTTTAATTTTTAAAAACAATAGTTACAACCAACCGTTGTAACTACTGTTTTGTGTTTTAATTAAGCAGCGAATAACGCAGCGAAACCAATACCTTCAATAAGTGCAGCTGCGATAAGCATAGCTGTTTGGATTTTTCCTGAAGCTTCTGGTTGACGTGCAATTGCGTCCATTGCTGAACCACCAATTTTACCAATACCTAAACCTGCTCCGATTACAATTAATCCTGCTCCTACAATAGTTGGAATTTGCATAATATATATATTAAAAATTAAACATTCAATTTAAGGCATTTGGCAAAAGCCAATAGCCGTTTTTAATGGTGCTCAGCCCCTTCGTGGTGATGCTCTTCATTTCCAGCACCAAAATACAAAGCCGACAACATCGTGAAAATATACGCTTGTAAAAACGCTACTAATATTTCTAGGATAGAAAGTGCAAATGCCAATCCAAATGACAAGGTACTTCCAATCCAACTTTTAAAAATAAACATCAATCCAATGATACTCATTAATACTACGTGTCCAGCCAAAATGTTAGCATACAAACGAATCATTAATGAAAATGGCTTGATAACTGTTCCTAACAATTCAATTGGAGCTAAAATAAATTTCATTGGTGTTGGCACGCCTGGCATCCAGAAAATGTGTGCCCAATAATTTTTATTAGCAGAGAAAGTAGTAATCAAATACGTCAATAAAGCTAACGAAGCTGTAATAGCAATGTTACCTGTTACGTTAAATCCTAGTGGTGTTAATCCTAAAATATTCAAGAAAAACACAAAGAAAAAAATGGTAAGCAAATAGCTCATGTATTTTTTGTAGTTTTTCTCTCCAATGTTTGGAATCGCAATTTCGTCTCTTACGTACAAAACCAACGGCTCAAAGAAACGTCCTGCTCCTGAGGCAATTCCACCGTTTTTAGCATATGATTTTGCCAAACGGCTAAACAAGAAAAACATTAACAACGCCACAAACAAGATTCCAACAACACTTTTTGTAATTGATAAATCTAAGGGCTGAACATTCGTTGGATGACCTGATTTTTCATCTTCAGTTAATTTTCCTGAAGCATCCGTTTTATATATTTTTTCGTGGTGAATTACGTAATAGTTCCCATTGTGTTCCGCTACTTTTTCACCGTGGTGAAATTCACCAGAAGAAAAAACTTGCAATCCATTATCCCATAAAATAATTGGTAATGAGAAACCGTTGTGCTCGCCAGATTCTTTATCTGCGTTAAAAGTAAAGTCGTGAGCGTCAAGTAAGTGGTGATTAATAAACTCTTTTATTTCTGATTTTACATCTGTAGATTCTGTTGGAGTTGCTTCTTTTTTTTCAGTTGGGTTAGCAAAGCTTACAAAAGGAAGAATAGCTACTAAAGCTACCAGTATAAATTTAAGTGGTTTGTTTGAAATCACCATAACAGTTAAATATCTTCGTTTATTTTGGTTTCTAAAATTTAGGTGCAAAGGTACATTTTTTATTAATATTCAAAAGAATATAAAAATTATTTTTCGTCTAAATCGTCACTTCTAAAGGTCATTTATTGTTTTTCGTTTAATATGCGTATCGTAACTAGGGTTTCAATTGCCAAAAAGACAATAAATAGCATAAAAAAATTGATTTTTTCAATTCCAGAAGTCGACGATATGCTTTTCAAAATAGGGCGGACAAATACGAAACAAGTCATCATTTTTACAGTCGTAACTATTAAAAAAGACATCCCAACCAAATCAAAATTTTGAGAACGAACTTGGAACAAAACTACCCTAAGAACTATAGAAAATATTCCGAAAAAAAGATATAAACTCAAGAGCGAATAGGAAAAATCTTTTGTAGAAATTTCCATTAATTCAAATAAATACTGATGAACAAAATAGGAAAACGTCACTAAAGCTATCCATAGTGCTAGTCCTTTCTTTTGTTGTTGTGTGGGGGGAAAAAATTGAAAGCTCAATGGGAATCGGATTTATTGATTTCATTTACTTGACGGATCGTATTGTATAAGGCTAAAAAAACGCCGACTAACAAAACTATTTTGTGATAATAAAAAATAGTATTGGGATGTTTATCATCTAACCAACTGCCCAGATAGGAAAACAAAAAAATAATAACCCCCATTTGAATAGGAATATTAATTAGGGCTAACCATTTATTGAATGGTTTCTTGTTGTTTTTATTCTCCATTTGACGTGGTAGGTGGAATCGTTTTCATGGTGCAGGTTGCGCTAAAATCAGCGCCGGGTTCTACAGATAGCTTTCCAATCGTGACTTCGCCATAAATAGTAGCTGTGGCTTTTACATTAAGCAATTCGGCTACCTGTATTTTACCGCTATAACGCCCTTCGATGTCTGCATTTTTGCACAAAATATCTCCAACAACAATTCCGGCAGGCCCAATAACTATTTTCCCTTCACACTGAAAATTACCCGTTAATTCGCCGTCCAATCTAAAATCGGCTACCGAATAAATATTCCCTTTTATTCGGGTACCTTCAACTATTCGGTTCGTTTTTCCTAATAGATCGGTGTAGGATTTTGTTTTTTTATCAAACATAATTTACTGCTTTTTAATGGCTAGATAGCTTTCTAAGTTCTTCTTAATTTGGATCACTTTGTAATTATCGCTCGAAATGATAATTGCCGGTTGGGCAATTGTATATTGTTTATTAATCTTCATAAAGTTGATGATATCATTGGCGTAGGCCTCTGTTTTAATATTATGAAGCACAATAAAGTTTTCTTTGTCGGTGTACACATCATACGAATAGGAGCGTTGTTCTATTTTCTCGTCCTCAATGAAATTTTTGATTTTTTTCTCAAATTCAATCGTCAAAGGATCAGACTGCGCGCCTACTTTAAACAGTATTTTCCAGCTTTTGGCTGTGGTGGTAAAGTCTATTTTTTCCAAAGTAGGTATTTGATTGCTCACAATGTCTTTAGCTTGTTTGCCTTCGTCGGTGTTTGGATATTGCTCGGCAACAGCTTCTAGCGCTTTTTTATAGGCAACCACCCCAAATAATTTCGCTTGGGTATTGGCTCGTAATAATTCTAATTTGGGAAGAATTGCATCGCCAGAAAACTGAATAATTGCAGTGTTTACTTTTGATAAAAGATCGACAAAATGCTCTTCTTGGAAAAGAGCATACAATTGATTGTAGGCTT
This sequence is a window from Flavobacterium ammoniigenes. Protein-coding genes within it:
- a CDS encoding lipopolysaccharide biosynthesis protein, coding for MGLYKSLFKQTAIYGLATVLPRMLSFLLVRLYTGILPTGEYGEVSIVLSWMVFFNVVLSYGMETAFFRFYNSETDKENVIATSTISIFWSSIIFLFGALIFRGTLASFANVEVQYVTYAIWILVLDALVIVPFSKLRANQRPMLYAIIKIGNVAVNLLLNLFFLLALPKIAASNPNSFIGNLYVDNYEIGYIFVSNLAASLLTLLVLSPNYLFLTRKFDAVLWKKMMRYGLPILVAGIAFAVNEHFDKILLGYWLPEGVAKSEVGAYSACYKLGLFMVLFATAFRLGIEPFFFSHSKNENAPQTYAMITKYFVIFGSLILLGVIVFADVLKFLLLDNKSYWEAMKVVPLIILANFFLGIYNNLSVWYKLTDKTKMGAYISIVGAVLTLVLNYLLIPKFSYYGSAIATIAAYGSMMFISYVLGNRYYPIPYDMEKIGGYLGLSILFSAISFYGFRENYFVGIPLLLLFVYFVYHNEKATIQTIIKRKK
- a CDS encoding GNAT family N-acetyltransferase — protein: MEIRELTTLEDMLAQFDLMLHLYSNNFTIEKYEAYLTEMLPHNYIQIAVYEGEQCIGLSGLWSGIKLWSGRYFEIDNFIVHPDHRLKGAAKLMTDYINEKAAAAGCTMIVLDAFTGNFTAHRFYYNQGYYPRGFHFIKTLNEAGLS
- the atpG gene encoding ATP synthase F1 subunit gamma, encoding MANLKEIRNRITSISSTMQITSAMKMVSAAKLKKAQDAITAMRPYAEKLTELLQNLSATLDGDVGGDYTSQREIKKVLVVAITSNRGLCGAFNTNVIKEVKNRSDFYAGKQVDVFAIGKKGNDILSKTLTVIDNQSAIFDDLTFDNVAQIAEVLTQKFVAGQYDRIELVYNQFKNAATQIIQTEQFLPLAPIQSDKPVSSGDYIFEPSKEEIVLTLIPKSLKTQLYKGIRDSFASEHGARMTAMHKATDNATELRDQLKLTYNKARQAAITNEILEIVGGAEALNG
- the atpA gene encoding F0F1 ATP synthase subunit alpha: MAEIKPAEISAILRKQVEGFESGATLEEVGTVLNVGDGIARVYGLSNVQYGELVEFENGLEAIVLNLEEDNVGVVLLGASTGIKEGSTVKRTQRIASLKVGEQMLGRVVNTLGQPIDGKGPIGGELYEMPLERKAPGVVFRQPVTEPLQTGIKAVDAMIPVGRGQRELVIGDRQTGKSTVCIDTILNQKEFYDAGKPVFCIYVAIGQKASTVAGIAKMLEEKGAMAYTIIVAANASDPAPMQVYAPMAGAAIGEYFRDSGRPALIVYDDLSKQAVAYREVSLLLRRPPGREAYPGDVFYLHSRLLERACKVIADDGIAKNMNDLPDSLKGIVKGGGSLTALPIIETQAGDVSAYIPTNVISITDGQIFLDGDLFNSGVRPAINVGISVSRVGGNAQIKSMKKVSGTLKLDQAQYRELEAFAKFGSDLDAVTLNVIEKGKRNVEILKQGLNDPFTVEDQVAIIYAGSKNLLRNVPVDKVKEFEKDFLEFLNNKHRDTLDALKAGKLDDNITDVIEKVAKEVSAKYN
- the atpH gene encoding ATP synthase F1 subunit delta, whose translation is MAGTRAAIRYAKAILEISNSKGVAEAVNNDMKLIASTINGNEELNTFIQSPTTTVEVKEKALLEVFSGVNGVTQGLFHLLFENKRFEILEAIALEYNKLSDEMNGIEIAKVTTAIPMDAALEAKVLAKVATLSDKKITIKNNVDPSIIGGFILRIGDKQYNASVANRLQVLKREFSN
- a CDS encoding F0F1 ATP synthase subunit B, with the translated sequence MEKLINDFSFGLFIWQVVIFVGLIFLLKKFAWKPILDAVNEREQGIKNALESAESARNEMQNLQADNQRILQEARAERDAMLKDAREMKEKMVADAKNEAQEQGQKMIDQAKAAIESEKNAAMADLKSQVATLSLSIAEKILKDELSNKESQTKLVDQLLGDVKLN
- the atpE gene encoding ATP synthase F0 subunit C; amino-acid sequence: MQIPTIVGAGLIVIGAGLGIGKIGGSAMDAIARQPEASGKIQTAMLIAAALIEGIGFAALFAA